In one Terriglobia bacterium genomic region, the following are encoded:
- a CDS encoding cell division protein FtsL: MSAGAMNITGMITPVDLRAADAPAGARRVSATAGITPEFYFHKNIDNSRVVKVSDPRRRREIRLFSGSVAVLFLLIMVYSWQHFSAVEYGYKIEAQKSERDRLVEVNRNLKLEEAGLRDPGRIDVLARQMGLESPEPGQVMRLNDGDTDRPSGLAGGPVMARMSPVAVVPAQ, translated from the coding sequence ATGTCAGCCGGAGCAATGAACATTACGGGCATGATTACGCCGGTGGATTTGCGCGCGGCAGACGCGCCTGCCGGTGCGCGCCGGGTGTCAGCCACGGCGGGGATCACGCCGGAATTCTATTTTCACAAGAATATTGATAATTCGCGCGTGGTGAAAGTCTCGGATCCGCGCCGCCGCCGGGAGATCCGCCTGTTTTCCGGCAGCGTGGCCGTGTTGTTCCTGCTCATCATGGTTTATTCCTGGCAGCACTTCAGTGCCGTGGAATACGGCTACAAGATTGAAGCGCAGAAATCTGAACGCGACCGCCTGGTGGAAGTGAACCGCAATCTTAAGCTGGAGGAAGCCGGCCTGCGCGATCCCGGCAGAATTGATGTGTTGGCGCGGCAGATGGGCCTGGAATCGCCCGAACCGGGTCAGGTCATGCGACTGAATGACGGCGACACGGATCGGCCGTCCGGTCTGGCGGGTGGTCCGGTGATGGCTCGTATGTCTCCGGTGGCAGTGGTGCCGGCGCAATAG